In one Bacillus sp. PK3_68 genomic region, the following are encoded:
- the dapA gene encoding 4-hydroxy-tetrahydrodipicolinate synthase yields MNFGQILTAMVTPFEQNGEIDFHATENLINYLINNGTDGLVVAGTTGESPTLTTEEKVELFKFVVEVVNGRVPVIAGTGSNNTRASIHLTKLAEEAGVDGIMLVVPYYNKPSQEGLYQHFKAIAESTSLPVMLYNIPGRSVVNMSVETVVRLAQIPNIVSIKDASGNLDAMTEIISQTPDDFSLYSGDDGLTLPVLSIGGTGVISVASHVIGNEMQRMIENFRNGKLREAALAHRHLLPIVKALFAAPSPSPVKAALNLNGIPVGGVRLPMVPLNEEEKADLQQALQSLSVKEKAIS; encoded by the coding sequence ATGAATTTCGGACAAATTTTAACTGCTATGGTAACCCCATTTGAACAAAATGGTGAGATTGATTTTCATGCTACAGAAAACTTAATTAATTATTTAATTAACAATGGCACGGACGGCTTAGTGGTAGCGGGCACAACCGGAGAATCCCCTACGTTAACGACGGAAGAGAAAGTTGAGTTATTTAAGTTTGTCGTCGAAGTTGTAAATGGAAGAGTTCCTGTTATTGCTGGTACCGGCTCCAATAACACGAGAGCCTCTATTCATTTGACGAAGCTTGCAGAGGAAGCAGGAGTCGATGGCATTATGCTCGTTGTCCCTTACTACAACAAGCCGTCGCAAGAGGGTTTATATCAACACTTTAAAGCGATTGCTGAGTCCACGTCATTACCGGTCATGCTTTATAATATACCAGGGCGAAGCGTGGTCAATATGTCTGTTGAGACAGTTGTTCGCCTGGCACAGATCCCCAACATTGTCTCCATTAAAGATGCAAGCGGCAATTTAGATGCCATGACAGAAATCATAAGCCAAACACCTGACGATTTTTCATTGTACAGTGGAGACGATGGGTTAACCTTACCAGTATTATCGATTGGCGGTACAGGAGTGATCTCAGTTGCTTCTCATGTTATCGGAAATGAAATGCAAAGGATGATTGAAAACTTCAGGAATGGAAAACTTAGAGAGGCGGCTCTAGCCCATCGCCACCTTCTCCCCATCGTGAAAGCGTTATTTGCTGCACCAAGTCCATCACCTGTAAAAGCCGCATTAAATTTAAACGGGATCCCTGTAGGCGGTGTTCGCTTACCAATGGTTCCTCTAAATGAGGAAGAAAAAGCGGACTTACAACAAGCACTGCAATCACTGAGTGTAAAAGAAAAAGCGATTTCTTAA